CCCCCGTCAGGGTGATCGCGACGACAATGAACCAGGTCATGACCCACCAGGAGAGAGCCCGGGAGCGCAGGAAGTCCGGGAATCGCCCTCTGCCGGCACGGATGAAAAAGGAGCGAACCGCCAGGCCTCCGATGGCTACGGTCGGGACGATGATCGTCCATGCCCGGTAAGTCACAAAGAATACGAGCGCCGCCAACAGCACCACCGCGGAGATTGCCAGTCTCGGCCCGCGGATGTCGGCCCAGAGCGGCGCGCCGGCCACATTCACATTGAAATACGGAATGATCACAAGGGCGATGATCACCAGAGTCGGGATGACTACGCCTGCCACCAGGGGAGGGAAGTAATGGAGCAGCTCCTGCAGCCCCAGAAAATACCACGGTGCCTTCGCCGGGTTCGGTGTCAGCAGAGGGTCGGCCAGCTGCTCGAGCGGCGCATCCCAGAGGAGCGAGATGAGCACCAGGATGATCGTCAGGAACTGGAAGGCGATCGCCTCGCGCAGAACGACGTGCGGGTAGGACATGAGCTGCCGTCCCGCTGCCCCCGTCACCTTTGCCGAGGTCTTCCTGGTGATGAAGACGATGCGCTGGGAGGCTTTCGTCGCATCCGATTCGAAGCCCGTCTCATAGCTGTTTTTCTCGTTCATATTCCTCTCGCACGGTCAAGCCGCCATCCTTCTGAACTCGCCACAGATGGACTGCAATCAGAATCACCGCCGCCGCCGGCAGGATCACGCAGTGCAGGACGTAGAAGCGCAGGAGAGCATTTTCCCCGATGACGTGTCCACCCAGGAGCAGGAAGCGCATCGGACTCCCAAGGATCGGAACATAAGAGATAATGTTGGTGCCCACGGTGATGGCCCAGTAGGCCAATTGGTCCCAGGGCAGCAAGTAGCCCGTATAACTCAGGAACAGAGTGACGAGCAGCAATCCCACGCCTATGATCCAATTGAATTCGTGCGGAGGCTTGTATCCGCCGCGATAAAAGACGTGAAACATGTGCCAGAAGACCGTGACTACCATGAGGTGTGCGGCCAGGCGATGAAGGTTGCGCAGGAATACGCCGTTGGAGACGACAAAGCGCAGGTCCTTCATATCGCGATAGGCTTGCGGTACGGCGGGATGGTAGTAGAACATCAACAGGATGCCGGTGACGGTCAGAAGCAGGAACAGGAAGAGGGAGAAAGAACCGAGGTAATAGGTGGCGCGCACGCGCAGGGACTTTTCGCGCACCTTGACCGGCACGACATGCAGGAACAGGTTGCCGAAGATGGCCAGGCTCCGCGTGCGGTTGGTGAATGCCGGTCCGCGGCGAAAAACGGATTTCCAGACGCGGGTGCCTCGCATCTTCA
This portion of the Terriglobia bacterium genome encodes:
- a CDS encoding cytochrome b N-terminal domain-containing protein — translated: MIMKMRGTRVWKSVFRRGPAFTNRTRSLAIFGNLFLHVVPVKVREKSLRVRATYYLGSFSLFLFLLLTVTGILLMFYYHPAVPQAYRDMKDLRFVVSNGVFLRNLHRLAAHLMVVTVFWHMFHVFYRGGYKPPHEFNWIIGVGLLLVTLFLSYTGYLLPWDQLAYWAITVGTNIISYVPILGSPMRFLLLGGHVIGENALLRFYVLHCVILPAAAVILIAVHLWRVQKDGGLTVREEYEREKQL